In Perca fluviatilis chromosome 11, GENO_Pfluv_1.0, whole genome shotgun sequence, the following proteins share a genomic window:
- the LOC120568237 gene encoding uncharacterized protein LOC120568237 isoform X1: MRRCARVLLARHFATIPWLSFFRQRRTLSSASLLYPQSLAAPRQSNAGTSQGLWSTLYKAMRGDMPDPDVLKVAEAYEGFSPDIAPLITTMSISADVPLVKSALGKVQEGSLISYQQPVPASRIILLHTGAPTPPPLPLDGYRLEPTCCQFVCSLHQQLHLQSILTNLEIARAIEVATRDQSMSVEWHRVRKMRLTSSHFREVCHVRGQTSAEHLAERLLRGVAQTSVMKRGLALEPQAIQEYCKVKNNSYWPCGFVIHPDAPWLGSSPDGVVFDPTDNPPFGLLEVKCPNVKSYVDCKYLKLHNDSMKLKKQHSYYWQVQGQLLLTGMDWCDFVVFAEEDMVIQRIYKDPEVAAVIREKGDFFFFYFYLSCSMKT, from the exons ATGAGACGGTGTGCTCGTGTGCTGCTGGCAAGGCACTTTGCAACCATACCGTGGCTCTCCTTTTTCAGACAGCGACGTACTCTCAGCTCCGCCTCCTTGCTGTACCCCCAGTCCTTAGCTGCACCGAGACAGAGCAACGCTGGCACAAGCCAAGGACTATG GAGCACTCTCTACAAGGCGATGCGGGGGGATATGCCTGATCCTGATGTTTTGAAAGTGGCAGAAGCATATGAAGGCTTTTCACCTGACATAGCACCCCTTATTACCACCATGTCCATCAGTGCTGATGTCCCGCTGGTCAAGTCAGCTTTGGGAAAAGTTCAGGAGGGCAGTCTGATCTCTTACCAGCAGCCAGTGCCAGCTAGCCGCATCATTTTACTCCACACTGGAGCTCCTACACCACCACCTCTGCCTTTGGATGGCTACAGATTGGAGCCCACTTGTTGCCAGTTTGTATGCAGTCTCCACCAGCAACTGCATCTGCAATCTATACTGACCAACTTGGAAATCGCAAGGGCAATAGAAGTGGCAACAAGGGACCAGAGTATGTCTGTGGAGTGGCATCGGGTCAGAAAGATGAGATTAACATCTTCTCACTTTAGGGAGGTTTGTCATGTTCGTGGTCAGACATCAGCAGAACATCTCGCTGAAAGACTGCTCAGGGGTGTGGCCCAAACATCGGTCATGAAAAGAGGTCTGGCATTGGAGCCACAGGCCATTCAAGAGTACTGTAAAGTGAAGAACAACAGCTACTGGCCTTGTGGCTTCGTCATACACCCTGATGCCCCCTGGTTAGGGTCTTCTCCCGATGGTGTTGTTTTTGACCCCACAGACAACCCACCCTTTGGCCTGTTGGAGGTAAAATGCCCCAATGTCAAGAGTTATGTTGACTGCAAATACCTGAAGCTCCACAATGACTCCATGAAgctaaaaaagcaacacagctacTACTGGCAGGTCCAAGGGCAACTCCTACTGACAGGTATGGACTGGTGTgactttgttgtttttgcagAGGAGGACATGGTCATTCAAAGGATCTACAAGGACCCAGAGGTGGCTGCAGTCATCAGGGAGAAGggggattttttctttttctacttttacttatcATGTTCCATGAAAACTTGA
- the LOC120568237 gene encoding uncharacterized protein LOC120568237 isoform X2, whose protein sequence is MALFYTRSLQDLPEFTISDLHRITNSFASAPRSKREKGFKMYISQFIDNYEVSNKVSGTGRVSVRAMCHRSLRKKERPHNLRIVLEDSSPVQLYETVCSCAAGKALCNHTVALLFQTATYSQLRLLAVPPVLSCTETEQRWHKPRTMEHSLQGDAGGYA, encoded by the exons ATGGCGTTGTTTTATACAAGAAGCCTGCAAGATCTCCCTGAATTTACCATCAGTGATTTGCACCGGATTACTAACTCATTTGCATCTGCTCCCAGGAGTAAGAGAGAGAAGGGgttcaaaatgtacatttccCAGTTCATTGACAACTATGAAg TGTCAAACAAAGTGTCAGGCACAGGGAGAGTCAGTGTGCGAGCTATGTGCCACAGGTCCctgaggaaaaaggagagacCTCACAACTTGAGA ATTGTCCTCGAAGACTCCTCCCCAGTGCAGCTGTATGAGACGGTGTGCTCGTGTGCTGCTGGCAAGGCACTTTGCAACCATACCGTGGCTCTCCTTTTTCAGACAGCGACGTACTCTCAGCTCCGCCTCCTTGCTGTACCCCCAGTCCTTAGCTGCACCGAGACAGAGCAACGCTGGCACAAGCCAAGGACTATG GAGCACTCTCTACAAGGCGATGCGGGGGGATATGCCTGA
- the LOC120568237 gene encoding uncharacterized protein LOC120568237 isoform X3, whose amino-acid sequence MKIVLEDSSPVQLYETVCSCAAGKALCNHTVALLFQTATYSQLRLLAVPPVLSCTETEQRWHKPRTMEHSLQGDAGGYA is encoded by the exons ATGAAg ATTGTCCTCGAAGACTCCTCCCCAGTGCAGCTGTATGAGACGGTGTGCTCGTGTGCTGCTGGCAAGGCACTTTGCAACCATACCGTGGCTCTCCTTTTTCAGACAGCGACGTACTCTCAGCTCCGCCTCCTTGCTGTACCCCCAGTCCTTAGCTGCACCGAGACAGAGCAACGCTGGCACAAGCCAAGGACTATG GAGCACTCTCTACAAGGCGATGCGGGGGGATATGCCTGA